A stretch of the Microcella sp. genome encodes the following:
- a CDS encoding FAD-binding and (Fe-S)-binding domain-containing protein, whose amino-acid sequence MTMPLTGLLGAVADPSRVRTGAIDRVAYASDASHYLHTPEVVIVAADAAEVGAILRAAAESGRHVTFRSGGTSLSGQASGDSVMIDVRQRFRGIEVLDDGRRVRAQPGATVRQVNARLARLGYRLGPDPASEVACTIGGVIANNSSGMACGIAENTYRTLESVIIVLPSGTVIDSAHPDAEAHLREREPALVDGLVALQRRVRENPDSVQTIERHFALKNTMGYGINSFLDHESPLDVLVHLLIGSEGTLGFVAEATFRTVEVRTLLATGIAVFPNLHAATSALPALVATGAATLELMDATSIRVGQTLADAPAEILGFEVGDEAALLIEYQGRDAHELAERVARGTAALGGEALRAPLELSADPQRRARAWSFRKGLYASVAGARPSGTTALLEDIAVPVEALADTCRSLQELFDRYGYTDSVIFGHAKDGNIHFMLTDRFEGVEAIGRYLAFTDDLVSLVLGHGGNLKAEHGTGRAMAPFVRRQYGDELYEVMRELKNLCDPEGILNPGVIIDDDPEAHIRNIKLSPSVEEEVDRCVECGYCEPVCPSRDLTLTPRQRIVVRRAEVAAEQKGDVALAAELAKAYEYAGVQTCAADGMCATACPVTIDTGSLMKRFRRESASPVLAAGWSAASRHWGAVSRMGSTALSVADALPAAPIVGVTAVARAVLGHETVPRYSDELPGGGSKRKTLRGTVGAADTAPVAVYLPACVSSMFGAGGDGDGATTALVTLLERASVSVAVPENIEGLCCGTPWSSKGFTAGYDIMREKVLQSILTLTDGGRLPVVSDASSCTEGFHRMLDGSGVRVIDAVTLVREHVLPRVVVGQRVATLALHPTCSTRKLGIDGDAHAIASAVADEVFVPDAWGCCGFAGDRGMLHPELTASATAQQAAEVIAADAQAHASTNRTCELGMTRATGREYEHVLELLERATR is encoded by the coding sequence ATGACGATGCCCCTCACCGGGTTGCTCGGTGCCGTAGCCGATCCCTCTCGCGTGCGCACGGGTGCCATCGACCGTGTCGCCTACGCGAGTGATGCCTCGCACTATCTGCACACTCCCGAAGTGGTCATCGTCGCCGCCGATGCGGCCGAAGTTGGCGCGATTCTTCGCGCTGCCGCCGAGAGCGGTCGGCACGTGACGTTCCGCTCGGGGGGAACCAGCCTGTCTGGCCAGGCCTCGGGCGACAGCGTCATGATCGACGTTCGTCAACGCTTTCGCGGCATCGAGGTGCTGGACGACGGCCGCCGAGTGCGCGCGCAACCCGGCGCCACCGTGCGGCAGGTGAACGCCCGGCTCGCCCGTCTCGGCTATCGCTTGGGCCCCGACCCCGCGAGCGAGGTGGCGTGCACGATCGGCGGCGTGATCGCGAACAACTCGAGCGGCATGGCGTGCGGCATCGCAGAGAACACCTATCGCACCCTCGAGTCGGTCATCATCGTGCTGCCCTCGGGCACCGTCATCGACTCGGCGCACCCCGATGCCGAAGCGCATTTGCGTGAGCGCGAGCCGGCCCTCGTTGACGGCCTCGTCGCCTTGCAGCGTCGGGTGCGCGAAAACCCCGACTCGGTGCAGACCATTGAGCGGCACTTCGCCCTCAAGAACACCATGGGTTACGGCATCAACAGCTTTCTCGACCACGAGTCACCGCTCGACGTGCTCGTTCACCTTCTCATCGGCTCGGAGGGCACTCTCGGCTTCGTCGCCGAAGCGACCTTCCGCACGGTGGAGGTGCGCACGCTGCTCGCGACGGGAATCGCAGTGTTTCCGAACCTGCACGCCGCCACCTCGGCCCTGCCCGCGCTGGTGGCCACGGGCGCGGCCACTCTCGAGCTCATGGACGCGACCTCGATTCGCGTCGGCCAAACCCTTGCCGACGCTCCCGCCGAGATTCTCGGCTTCGAGGTGGGCGACGAGGCCGCTTTGCTCATCGAGTATCAGGGGCGGGATGCTCACGAACTTGCCGAGCGTGTCGCGCGAGGCACCGCGGCACTCGGTGGTGAGGCTCTGCGCGCGCCCCTCGAGCTGAGTGCCGACCCGCAGCGGCGAGCCAGGGCGTGGTCTTTTCGCAAAGGGCTCTATGCCTCGGTTGCGGGTGCCCGGCCTTCCGGTACGACGGCGCTGCTCGAAGACATCGCTGTGCCCGTCGAGGCGCTCGCCGACACGTGCCGCAGCCTGCAAGAGCTGTTCGATCGCTACGGCTACACCGACAGCGTGATCTTCGGGCACGCGAAAGACGGCAACATCCACTTCATGCTCACCGACCGTTTCGAAGGAGTCGAGGCGATCGGGCGCTATCTGGCCTTCACCGACGATCTCGTCTCGCTCGTGCTCGGGCACGGCGGCAACTTGAAGGCCGAGCACGGCACGGGTCGTGCCATGGCGCCATTCGTGCGCCGTCAATACGGCGACGAGCTCTATGAGGTCATGCGCGAGCTCAAGAACCTGTGCGACCCCGAGGGCATTCTCAACCCTGGCGTCATCATCGACGACGACCCCGAAGCGCACATTCGCAACATCAAGCTCTCGCCCAGCGTCGAAGAAGAGGTCGATCGCTGCGTCGAGTGCGGTTATTGCGAGCCCGTGTGCCCGAGCCGCGACCTCACCCTCACCCCGCGGCAGCGCATTGTCGTGCGGCGAGCCGAGGTCGCCGCTGAACAGAAGGGTGATGTCGCCCTCGCCGCCGAGCTCGCGAAGGCCTATGAGTACGCGGGCGTGCAGACGTGTGCCGCCGACGGCATGTGCGCGACAGCGTGCCCCGTCACCATCGACACGGGTTCTCTCATGAAGCGTTTTCGGCGCGAGAGCGCATCACCCGTGCTCGCCGCCGGGTGGTCGGCAGCCTCGCGCCACTGGGGTGCGGTGAGTCGCATGGGGTCGACCGCGTTGAGCGTGGCCGACGCCCTTCCCGCCGCGCCCATCGTGGGCGTCACCGCGGTAGCTCGGGCGGTGCTCGGGCACGAGACCGTGCCGCGCTATTCAGACGAGTTGCCGGGCGGCGGTTCGAAACGCAAGACGCTGCGCGGAACCGTCGGCGCTGCCGACACCGCCCCGGTGGCCGTCTACCTGCCCGCGTGCGTCTCGAGCATGTTCGGTGCAGGCGGCGACGGCGACGGCGCGACGACGGCGCTCGTCACGTTGCTCGAGCGCGCGAGCGTCAGTGTCGCGGTGCCCGAGAACATCGAGGGTCTCTGCTGCGGCACCCCGTGGTCGTCGAAAGGCTTCACCGCGGGCTACGACATCATGCGCGAGAAGGTGCTGCAGAGCATCCTGACCCTGACAGACGGCGGCCGCCTGCCCGTCGTGAGCGATGCCAGCAGTTGCACTGAGGGCTTTCACCGCATGCTCGACGGCAGTGGCGTGCGCGTCATCGATGCCGTGACGCTCGTGCGCGAGCACGTGCTGCCGCGCGTCGTGGTGGGGCAGCGGGTCGCGACGCTCGCGCTGCATCCGACGTGTTCGACGCGCAAGCTCGGTATCGATGGGGATGCTCACGCGATCGCTTCCGCGGTGGCCGACGAGGTCTTCGTTCCCGACGCCTGGGGTTGCTGCGGATTCGCCGGAGACCGCGGCATGCTGCACCCCGAGCTCACCGCCTCGGCGACTGCCCAGCAAGCGGCCGAAGTGATCGCCGCCGATGCCCAGGCGCACGCTTCGACCAACCGCACGTGCGAGCTCGGCATGACGCGCGCGACCGGGCGCGAATACGAACACGTGCTCGAGCTGCTCGAACGCGCGACGCGCTGA
- a CDS encoding GntR family transcriptional regulator, producing the protein MSSEALAVTRVPDAVYEALRESILNQSEAPGAAVTEQAIADRFGVARPTAKVALERLVADGLLRRTAHKTARVPELTRDDIVDLYANRAIVEEAALRTLAADGVVPLAAIAAQRMLADAARDASSSAATTPLARADIAFHRALVEAQRSPRLARLHALLMGEIELCTGQVQAHRLLALDDVVAQHQGILDAVTAGDPELAGSLTRAHIEGARDRLLARYDSQHTAQAHEKD; encoded by the coding sequence ATGAGCAGTGAGGCCCTCGCCGTGACGCGCGTGCCCGATGCGGTGTACGAGGCGCTGCGCGAGAGCATCCTGAACCAGAGCGAAGCGCCCGGCGCCGCCGTCACCGAGCAGGCCATCGCCGACCGATTCGGGGTCGCGCGCCCGACCGCGAAGGTCGCGCTCGAACGGCTCGTTGCCGACGGGCTGCTGCGGCGCACCGCCCACAAGACCGCGCGCGTGCCCGAGCTGACGCGCGACGACATCGTCGACCTCTACGCCAACCGGGCCATCGTCGAAGAAGCCGCGCTGCGCACGCTCGCGGCCGACGGCGTCGTTCCCCTCGCGGCCATCGCGGCGCAGCGGATGCTCGCCGACGCCGCGCGAGACGCCTCGAGCTCGGCCGCTACGACTCCGTTGGCCCGGGCCGACATCGCCTTTCACCGGGCCCTCGTCGAGGCGCAGCGCTCCCCTCGGCTCGCGCGCCTGCACGCGCTGCTCATGGGTGAGATCGAACTTTGCACAGGCCAGGTGCAGGCGCATCGGCTGCTCGCGCTCGACGACGTCGTTGCCCAACACCAGGGCATTCTCGACGCCGTCACCGCGGGCGACCCCGAGCTCGCGGGCAGCCTCACCCGTGCCCATATAGAAGGAGCGCGCGACCGACTGCTCGCGCGCTACGACTCTCAACACACCGCCCAGGCCCACGAGAAGGATTAG
- a CDS encoding alpha-hydroxy acid oxidase translates to MVKRRFPRPSELAPLMRFKKPTLNAKKRRLQGALTIHDLRAIAQRRTPKAPFDYTEGAAEAELSLGRARQAFDDIEFHPAILRDVSQVDTGWEVLGKRVELPFGIAPTGFTRMMHTEGEVAGASAAAAAGIPFSLSTMGTTSIEDVRAAAPDGRNWFQLYMWKDRERSMQLVERAAAAGFDTLLVTVDVPVAGARLRDKRNGFSIPPALTMGTIVNAIPRPWWWWDFLTTEPLAFASLSSWNGTVGELLDAMFDPTVTYDDLKWIKEQWPGKLVVKGVQTVDDAKRLTALGVDGITLSNHGGRQLDRAPIPFHLLPEVVREVGRDTEVHLDTGIMSGADIVASVALGARFTLIGRAYLYGLMAGGRDGVNRTIQILGEQVARTMRLLGVSSLDELEPGHVTQLQRLVPRG, encoded by the coding sequence ATGGTGAAACGCCGCTTTCCGCGCCCGAGCGAGCTCGCGCCGCTCATGCGCTTCAAGAAGCCGACCCTCAACGCGAAGAAGCGCCGCCTGCAGGGCGCGCTCACCATTCACGACCTGCGAGCGATCGCGCAGCGTCGCACGCCGAAGGCGCCGTTCGACTACACCGAGGGTGCCGCCGAGGCCGAGCTGAGCCTCGGGCGCGCGCGCCAGGCGTTCGACGACATCGAGTTTCACCCCGCGATCTTGCGCGACGTGAGCCAGGTCGACACCGGGTGGGAAGTTCTCGGCAAGCGAGTCGAACTGCCTTTCGGCATTGCGCCCACCGGGTTTACGCGCATGATGCACACCGAGGGCGAGGTGGCGGGGGCATCCGCGGCGGCCGCGGCGGGCATCCCGTTCTCGCTGTCGACCATGGGAACGACGAGCATCGAGGATGTTCGCGCAGCGGCGCCCGACGGCCGCAACTGGTTTCAGCTCTACATGTGGAAAGACCGCGAGCGCTCGATGCAGCTTGTGGAGCGTGCGGCCGCCGCGGGCTTCGACACGCTGCTCGTCACCGTCGACGTGCCGGTCGCCGGGGCGCGGCTGCGCGACAAACGCAACGGCTTCTCGATTCCGCCGGCGCTCACGATGGGTACGATCGTCAACGCGATCCCCCGCCCGTGGTGGTGGTGGGACTTCTTGACCACCGAGCCCCTCGCCTTCGCGAGCCTCTCGAGCTGGAACGGCACCGTCGGCGAACTGCTCGACGCCATGTTCGACCCCACGGTCACGTACGACGACCTGAAGTGGATCAAAGAGCAGTGGCCCGGCAAGCTCGTCGTCAAGGGCGTGCAGACGGTCGACGACGCGAAGCGGCTCACCGCCCTGGGCGTCGATGGCATCACGCTCTCGAACCACGGCGGTCGCCAGCTCGACCGCGCGCCCATTCCGTTCCACTTGCTGCCCGAGGTGGTGCGCGAGGTCGGCCGTGACACCGAGGTGCACCTCGACACCGGCATCATGTCGGGCGCCGACATCGTGGCGTCGGTTGCCCTCGGCGCCCGCTTCACGCTCATCGGCCGCGCCTACCTCTACGGCCTCATGGCTGGTGGGCGTGACGGTGTCAACCGTACGATTCAGATTCTGGGCGAGCAGGTCGCCCGCACGATGCGCCTGCTGGGCGTGAGTTCGCTCGATGAGCTCGAGCCCGGCCACGTGACGCAGCTGCAGCGGCTGGTGCCGCGCGGCTGA
- a CDS encoding MFS transporter: MPSPTASAFPPTEPIPVHRGTPSLRDSFSSLQVRNYRRFQASQLLAHTAGWMQRIATDWLVLEITGNIAAVGLTIFLQWGPMLLLGPYGGVIADRFSKRKLLMGVYTVFGVLSALLATLALTGVVELWHVYAISVVIGCVFVVESPARVVLVSEMVEPRLLQNAISLNASVFHFGGFIGPAVAGVIIAVAGSGWAIGVNALAALVVVITLATLRSDELRIIPVQPRQSGQIRQALRYARSKPTIFWPMIMLSFVAVFGMSLPVILTGMANEVYETGSTGYGLYTSLVAIGALTGALLSTRLRTLRLRTLIAAALIYGTLQAIAGFAPWYGVFLALLVGIGIFRLVYAIMADSLVQLSCNPGIRGRVMSFYVIIMVGGQAIGGPLMGGLAELLGPQAALVISGAVPALAAVVIAALIARSGSLRLQVRLKRGESIVSIVARSQIKPTEL, encoded by the coding sequence GTGCCCAGCCCCACCGCGTCAGCGTTTCCGCCCACCGAGCCCATACCGGTGCACCGCGGAACCCCGAGCCTGCGCGACTCTTTCTCATCGTTGCAGGTGCGCAACTACCGGCGCTTTCAGGCCTCGCAACTGCTCGCGCACACGGCGGGGTGGATGCAGCGCATCGCCACAGACTGGCTCGTGCTCGAGATCACCGGCAACATCGCGGCCGTCGGCCTGACGATCTTCTTGCAGTGGGGGCCGATGCTACTGCTGGGGCCCTACGGCGGCGTCATCGCCGACCGGTTCTCGAAGCGCAAGCTGCTCATGGGCGTGTACACGGTGTTCGGCGTGCTCAGCGCCCTACTGGCGACGCTCGCCCTCACCGGGGTCGTCGAGCTGTGGCACGTCTACGCGATCTCAGTCGTCATTGGTTGTGTGTTCGTCGTCGAGAGCCCCGCGCGCGTCGTGCTCGTGAGCGAGATGGTCGAGCCGCGGCTGCTGCAGAACGCCATCAGCCTCAACGCATCGGTTTTCCACTTCGGCGGATTCATCGGGCCCGCCGTCGCCGGCGTCATCATCGCCGTGGCCGGCTCGGGCTGGGCGATCGGCGTCAACGCGCTCGCGGCCCTCGTGGTCGTCATCACCCTGGCCACTCTGCGCAGCGACGAGCTGCGCATCATCCCCGTGCAGCCGCGGCAGAGCGGGCAGATCCGACAGGCGCTGCGCTACGCCCGCTCGAAGCCGACCATCTTCTGGCCGATGATCATGCTCTCGTTCGTCGCCGTGTTCGGTATGTCACTGCCCGTGATCCTCACGGGCATGGCGAACGAGGTCTACGAGACGGGGTCGACGGGCTACGGCCTGTACACCTCGCTCGTGGCGATCGGGGCGCTCACGGGAGCACTCCTGTCAACCCGCCTCCGCACGCTGCGTCTGAGGACGCTGATCGCCGCGGCCTTGATTTACGGAACCCTTCAGGCCATCGCCGGCTTCGCCCCCTGGTACGGGGTGTTTCTCGCCCTGCTCGTCGGCATCGGCATCTTTCGACTCGTCTACGCGATCATGGCCGACTCGCTCGTGCAGCTCAGCTGCAACCCGGGCATTCGCGGCCGCGTCATGTCGTTCTACGTGATCATCATGGTCGGCGGGCAGGCCATCGGCGGGCCGCTCATGGGCGGGCTCGCTGAACTGCTCGGGCCGCAGGCGGCTCTCGTCATCTCGGGCGCGGTGCCCGCGCTCGCCGCCGTCGTCATCGCGGCGCTCATCGCCCGCTCGGGCTCGCTGCGCCTGCAGGTGCGGCTCAAGCGGGGCGAGTCGATCGTGTCGATCGTCGCGCGGTCGCAGATCAAGCCGACCGAGCTGTAG
- a CDS encoding SMP-30/gluconolactonase/LRE family protein, whose translation MVTTTAAEQLCAPLAEHGEGPVWSAETSRLQFVDMLAGSIVTIDAGGALVDRRTVGTVAAAFRPRGDGGLVIAVERGFAMLSPDGELTTFAEIWTDPTVRMNDGACDTQGRFLCGTMAYDAAAGRGALHRLELDGSTTTVLEGLTISNGLAFSPDGASAVFVDSPTQQVRRYRLPDDDGPWHDFDVIVEIDPAVGTPDGLCIDSEGGIWVALWGGSAVHRYTADGTLTDIVTVPVRHVTACTLGGDDGRTLFITTSARGVDRVEQPDAGAVFSARVAVTGAPVLPSAL comes from the coding sequence ATGGTCACGACGACAGCAGCAGAGCAACTCTGCGCCCCGCTCGCGGAGCACGGAGAAGGACCCGTATGGAGTGCCGAGACGTCGCGGCTTCAGTTCGTCGACATGCTCGCGGGGAGCATCGTCACCATCGATGCGGGGGGTGCGCTCGTCGACCGGCGAACCGTCGGAACAGTCGCCGCTGCGTTCAGGCCGCGAGGCGACGGCGGCCTGGTCATCGCCGTTGAGCGCGGGTTCGCGATGCTTTCGCCCGACGGCGAGCTCACCACGTTTGCCGAGATCTGGACCGACCCCACCGTGCGCATGAACGACGGTGCGTGCGACACTCAGGGCCGCTTCTTGTGCGGAACGATGGCTTATGACGCCGCGGCCGGTCGCGGCGCCTTGCACCGTCTCGAGCTCGACGGCTCGACCACGACGGTGCTCGAAGGCCTCACGATCTCGAACGGTCTCGCCTTCAGTCCCGACGGCGCGAGCGCTGTGTTCGTCGACTCGCCAACCCAGCAGGTGCGGCGGTACCGGCTGCCCGACGACGACGGGCCCTGGCATGACTTCGACGTCATCGTCGAGATCGACCCGGCCGTCGGAACCCCGGACGGACTGTGCATCGATTCCGAGGGCGGCATCTGGGTCGCGCTGTGGGGCGGGTCTGCGGTGCACCGCTACACCGCCGACGGCACCCTCACCGACATCGTGACTGTGCCCGTTCGTCACGTCACCGCCTGCACCCTGGGTGGTGACGACGGACGCACGCTCTTCATCACGACCTCAGCACGGGGCGTCGACCGCGTCGAGCAGCCCGACGCCGGCGCCGTCTTCTCGGCCCGAGTCGCCGTCACGGGCGCGCCCGTGCTGCCGAGCGCCCTCTGA
- a CDS encoding LLM class F420-dependent oxidoreductase, which translates to MQYCIFTEPQQGASYDTIVAHAQRAEALGFHAWFRSDHYLIMGEGDGLPGPTDAWTTLAGLARETSTIRLGTLVSSATHRHPGILAVQVAQVDQMSGGRIEFGLGTGWYAREHEAFGIPFPDKRFGMLEEQLAIVTGYWATPDGATFSFEGDHYTLVDVPALPKIAQDRMPVIVGGGGPRKTPQLAARYATEFNIGFRTLEGFAEVLANVRAVCEEEERDPATLSMSVAWPTVVGRDSAEIARRCAAVGIDPESDHSERLVGTPSEVIDRLGALTELGVDRVYLQTVDMTDLEHLDLIAADVLPHLN; encoded by the coding sequence ATGCAGTACTGCATCTTCACCGAGCCCCAGCAGGGCGCCAGCTACGACACGATCGTCGCCCACGCGCAGCGCGCCGAGGCCCTCGGGTTTCACGCCTGGTTCCGCAGTGACCACTACCTGATCATGGGCGAGGGCGACGGCCTGCCTGGCCCGACCGACGCCTGGACGACCCTCGCTGGCCTCGCCCGCGAGACGAGCACGATTCGCCTCGGCACGCTCGTCAGCTCGGCCACGCACCGGCACCCGGGCATCCTCGCCGTGCAGGTCGCGCAGGTCGACCAGATGTCGGGCGGGCGCATCGAGTTCGGCCTCGGCACCGGCTGGTACGCGCGTGAGCACGAAGCCTTCGGCATCCCCTTTCCTGACAAGCGGTTCGGGATGCTCGAGGAGCAGCTCGCCATCGTGACGGGCTACTGGGCAACGCCCGACGGCGCCACCTTCTCGTTCGAGGGCGACCACTACACGCTTGTCGACGTGCCCGCGCTGCCGAAGATCGCGCAAGACCGCATGCCCGTCATCGTCGGCGGCGGCGGACCGCGCAAGACGCCCCAGCTCGCGGCGCGGTACGCGACCGAGTTCAACATCGGGTTCCGCACGCTCGAAGGCTTCGCCGAGGTGCTCGCCAACGTGCGGGCAGTCTGCGAAGAAGAGGAGCGCGACCCGGCGACCCTCAGCATGTCGGTCGCCTGGCCCACCGTCGTCGGCCGCGACTCCGCCGAGATCGCGCGGCGCTGCGCTGCGGTCGGCATCGACCCCGAATCGGATCACAGCGAGCGCCTCGTCGGCACCCCTTCTGAGGTCATCGACCGGCTCGGCGCACTGACCGAGCTCGGCGTCGACCGCGTCTACCTGCAGACGGTCGACATGACCGATCTCGAGCACCTAGACCTCATCGCGGCCGACGTGCTGCCGCACCTGAACTGA
- a CDS encoding serine hydrolase domain-containing protein produces the protein MTDFTPALDWTRRHVDAGRLPVAVLGIADASGVLHLEAFGSDGDRTAHVDDRFALYSVTKPLVALTAMRAVERGLLTTETPLRDALPEFAHPQVTLAHLMSHTSGIADLTLEGTPPIASHGNASTLREAIERAPLEFVTGTARRYNNLAWQGVAALVEHATGRAFEAEFADLAAAVGAEGLSFDTEGVHTVHGGERYGHTPAKLLPLRHPAAGAAARASDLLAMGTSLLAGDGAAIAPTTLEAMLRPRTSGLYVIDADPRKALEDFGLGFNLPRRPTLLDHSVFGHEGWCRSQFWVSRASGRCAVLLTNRLDASEPDVGVQFDGLLNAVFSAS, from the coding sequence GTGACCGATTTCACCCCTGCCCTCGACTGGACCCGACGCCACGTCGACGCCGGCCGCCTGCCCGTCGCCGTGCTTGGCATCGCCGACGCGAGCGGTGTGCTGCACCTCGAGGCCTTCGGCTCAGATGGCGACCGCACCGCGCACGTCGACGACCGCTTCGCCCTCTACTCGGTCACGAAGCCGCTCGTCGCCCTGACGGCGATGCGCGCCGTCGAGCGCGGTCTGCTCACGACCGAGACTCCGCTGCGGGATGCTCTCCCTGAGTTCGCGCACCCGCAGGTCACTCTTGCGCACCTCATGAGCCACACCTCCGGCATCGCCGATCTCACGCTCGAAGGCACCCCGCCGATCGCCTCGCACGGCAACGCCTCGACTCTGCGCGAGGCTATCGAGCGCGCGCCCCTCGAGTTCGTGACGGGCACCGCGCGTCGGTACAACAACCTGGCGTGGCAGGGCGTCGCGGCTCTCGTCGAGCACGCCACGGGCCGGGCCTTCGAAGCGGAGTTCGCCGATCTCGCGGCGGCCGTCGGTGCCGAGGGCCTGTCGTTCGACACCGAGGGCGTGCACACCGTTCACGGCGGCGAGCGCTACGGCCACACCCCCGCCAAACTGCTGCCGCTGCGTCACCCCGCCGCGGGTGCGGCCGCCCGCGCGAGCGACCTGCTCGCTATGGGCACCTCGCTGCTCGCGGGTGACGGCGCGGCCATCGCGCCGACGACGCTTGAGGCGATGCTGCGGCCCCGCACGAGCGGGCTCTACGTCATCGACGCCGACCCCCGCAAGGCGCTCGAAGACTTCGGGCTGGGGTTCAATCTGCCGCGCCGCCCGACCCTGCTCGACCACAGCGTCTTCGGCCACGAAGGCTGGTGCCGATCGCAGTTCTGGGTGTCGCGCGCCTCGGGACGGTGCGCCGTGCTGCTGACCAACCGTCTTGACGCGAGCGAGCCCGACGTGGGCGTGCAGTTCGACGGGCTGCTCAACGCCGTCTTCTCGGCCTCATGA
- a CDS encoding alpha/beta hydrolase, whose amino-acid sequence MSARPHIVVLPGGGYGHLAQHEGEPVAEWLRSLGLDASVHAYPVKTRHPGPIDSVRMRVTELRASGVERVGILGFSAGGHLAGHAAALGLVDAAVLCYPVVSMLTPTHGGSRRELLGRWATPWARAATSVEKLVTPSMPPTFVWHTTEDNAVPLEHPYRLGEALARHGVPHALHVYPRGRHGLGMVTGIEGGEHAGIAANWTRDCAEWLRELGWVD is encoded by the coding sequence ATGAGCGCGCGACCGCACATCGTCGTGCTGCCCGGCGGCGGCTACGGCCACCTCGCTCAGCACGAGGGCGAGCCCGTCGCCGAGTGGCTGCGGTCGCTCGGTCTCGACGCGAGCGTGCACGCGTATCCGGTGAAGACTCGACACCCCGGCCCGATCGACTCGGTGCGGATGCGCGTCACCGAACTGCGCGCCAGCGGGGTCGAGCGGGTCGGCATTCTGGGGTTCTCGGCCGGGGGTCACCTCGCCGGGCACGCGGCGGCGCTCGGCCTCGTCGACGCGGCGGTGCTGTGCTACCCCGTCGTCTCGATGCTCACCCCCACTCACGGCGGCTCGCGTCGTGAACTGCTCGGGCGCTGGGCGACGCCGTGGGCGCGGGCCGCGACCTCGGTCGAGAAGCTCGTCACGCCGAGCATGCCCCCGACCTTCGTCTGGCACACGACGGAAGACAACGCAGTGCCGCTCGAGCATCCGTACCGGCTCGGCGAGGCCCTCGCCCGCCACGGCGTGCCGCACGCGCTGCACGTCTACCCGCGCGGGCGCCACGGGCTCGGCATGGTGACGGGCATCGAGGGCGGCGAGCACGCCGGCATCGCGGCGAACTGGACCCGCGACTGCGCGGAGTGGCTGCGCGAGCTCGGCTGGGTCGACTGA
- a CDS encoding alpha/beta fold hydrolase — protein MPDMHEFDLTLPDGRTLHGYDSGSEGAPVMWHHGTPNTGAPPKPLLALADELGLRWVSFDRPGYGGSTAHEGRTIATVAADAAALADSLGLDRFAVVGHSGGGPHALGCAAAYPERVSAVVTLGGLAPFDAEGLDWFAGMGPTSTASLRAAVNGLEGKRLHEQESADAPIDFTARDWKALTGPWSWLGEVAAAAGVASGIEALIADDLAYVTPWGVDLEAIIAPVLLAHGADDHVVPPSHSAWLAAHLDGAEHWQVEGESHISSLDADEHGAEAALRWLSVRVQKYGSRPVS, from the coding sequence ATGCCTGACATGCACGAGTTCGACCTGACGCTGCCCGATGGGCGCACCCTGCACGGCTACGACAGCGGCAGTGAGGGCGCGCCCGTCATGTGGCACCACGGCACCCCGAACACGGGTGCCCCGCCGAAGCCGCTGCTCGCGCTGGCCGATGAGCTCGGCCTGCGCTGGGTCTCGTTCGACCGGCCAGGCTACGGCGGCTCGACGGCGCACGAGGGGCGCACGATTGCCACCGTTGCTGCCGACGCTGCGGCGCTCGCCGATTCTCTCGGGCTCGACCGCTTCGCCGTCGTCGGGCACTCCGGTGGAGGACCGCATGCTCTCGGCTGCGCCGCGGCGTACCCGGAGCGCGTCTCGGCGGTCGTGACCCTCGGCGGGCTTGCCCCGTTCGACGCCGAGGGCCTTGACTGGTTCGCCGGTATGGGCCCGACGAGCACCGCATCGCTGCGGGCCGCCGTCAACGGTCTCGAGGGCAAGCGGCTGCACGAGCAGGAAAGCGCCGACGCGCCGATCGACTTCACCGCGCGCGACTGGAAGGCCTTGACGGGCCCGTGGAGTTGGCTCGGCGAGGTTGCTGCTGCTGCTGGAGTGGCGTCGGGCATCGAGGCGCTCATCGCCGACGACCTCGCCTACGTCACGCCATGGGGCGTCGACCTCGAGGCGATCATCGCGCCCGTGCTTCTCGCGCACGGTGCCGACGACCACGTCGTGCCGCCGAGTCACTCGGCGTGGCTCGCCGCTCACCTCGACGGCGCCGAGCACTGGCAGGTCGAGGGCGAGAGCCACATCTCGTCGCTCGACGCCGACGAGCACGGCGCCGAGGCAGCGCTGCGCTGGCTCTCCGTTCGCGTACAGAAATACGGCAGTCGCCCAGTGTCCTGA